A window from Chrysemys picta bellii isolate R12L10 chromosome 2, ASM1138683v2, whole genome shotgun sequence encodes these proteins:
- the GPR20 gene encoding G-protein coupled receptor 20 isoform X1 codes for MACYQNEPGMLEKGADVNVKVNQRGLVPVLLCRARRWGVTALSFDSRIWEQTSRPAADLSHSNCVPRALSMHASSSREPALNPLNSTRAPNSNSSNEVNMFDKFIHMDQELYQDFYSLWIALMAVNAIIFLVGVVLNSLALYVFCFRTKTKTTSVIYTINLIVTDLLVGFSLPIRIIMFYTAGNCLRCSFVHIFGYFVNMYCSILFLTCICIDRYLAIVQVEASRKWRNPSCAKGICVFIWVFATVVTFSILIMAITFAPCCLAKIFALMVCEYFFPLIIITFFTTRIMCALSKPSLMHQSRERRMRAVQLLTTVLIIFMICFTPFHVRQVAISINPDIPHNISLIVYHVTVTLSSLNSCMDPIVYCFVTNNFQSTMKSIFRKSEPEQTSGDIISMNKSSKGSGTNAIIAFSNTIGSPLSLPSTNSTQI; via the exons aTGGCCTGTTACCAAAATGAGCCGGGGATGCTAGAAAAAGGCGCTGACGTCAATGTAAAAGTAAACCAAAGAGGTCTGGTTCCTGTATTACTCTGCAGGGCTCGGCGCTGGGGAGTAACTGCACTGTCATTCGATTCAAGGATCTGGGAGCAGACTTCAAGACCCGCAGCTGATCTTTCTCATTCAAACTGT gtccccagagcACTGAGTATGCACGCCTCCTCCTCCCGAGAACCGGCCCTTAACCCTCTCAACTCCACGAGGGCACCCAACTCTAACAGCTCAAATGAGGTCAACATGTTCGACAAATTCATCCATATGGACCAAGAACTTTACCAAGACTTTTACAGCCTGTGGATAGCCCTGATGGCGGTCAATGCCATCATTTTCCTGGTGGGCGTTGTGCTGAACAGTTTAGCTCTCTACGTGTTCTGCTTCCGCACCAAGACGAAAACCACCTCTGTCATCTACACCATCAACCTAATCGTTACTGATCTACTGGTGGGCTTCTCCTTGCCCATCCGAATCATCATGTTCTACACTGCAGGGAACTGCCTGAGGTGTTCCTTTGTTCACATCTTTGGCTACTTCGTCAACATGTACTGCAGCATTCTCTTCTTGACATGCATCTGCATCGACCGGTACCTGGCCATTGTGCAGGTGGAAGCCTCACGTAAGTGGAGGAACCCCAGTTGTGCCAAGGGGATCTGTGTCTTCATCTGGGTCTTTGCAACTGTGGTCACTTTCTCCATTCTGATCATGGCGATAACCTTTGCACCCTGCTGCCTCGCCAAGATCTTTGCCCTGATGGTCTGCGAGTATTTCTTCCCGCTCATCATCATCACCTTCTTCACCACTAGGATCATGTGTGCGCTATCCAAGCCCAGCCTCATGCACCAGAGCCGTGAGAGGCGAATGAGGGCCGTTCAGCTCCTGACCACCGTCCTCATCATCTTCATGATCTGCTTTACACCTTTCCATGTGCGCCAGGTGGCCATTTCCATCAACCCAGACATTCCCCATAACATCAGCTTAATTGTCTACCATGTGACCGTGACTCTGAGTAGCCTCAACAGTTGCATGGACCCCATCGTCTACTGCTTTGTCACCAACAACTTCCAGTCGACCATGAAAAGTATCTTCAGGAAGTCGGAGCCTGAGCAGACAAGTGGGGACATCATCAGTATGAACAAGAGCTCCAAGGGCTCAGGTACAAATGCAATCATTGCCTTCTCAAACACAATAGGCAGCCCTTTGAGCTTACCTTCAACAAACAGTACACAGATATAA
- the GPR20 gene encoding G-protein coupled receptor 20 isoform X2, giving the protein MHASSSREPALNPLNSTRAPNSNSSNEVNMFDKFIHMDQELYQDFYSLWIALMAVNAIIFLVGVVLNSLALYVFCFRTKTKTTSVIYTINLIVTDLLVGFSLPIRIIMFYTAGNCLRCSFVHIFGYFVNMYCSILFLTCICIDRYLAIVQVEASRKWRNPSCAKGICVFIWVFATVVTFSILIMAITFAPCCLAKIFALMVCEYFFPLIIITFFTTRIMCALSKPSLMHQSRERRMRAVQLLTTVLIIFMICFTPFHVRQVAISINPDIPHNISLIVYHVTVTLSSLNSCMDPIVYCFVTNNFQSTMKSIFRKSEPEQTSGDIISMNKSSKGSGTNAIIAFSNTIGSPLSLPSTNSTQI; this is encoded by the coding sequence ATGCACGCCTCCTCCTCCCGAGAACCGGCCCTTAACCCTCTCAACTCCACGAGGGCACCCAACTCTAACAGCTCAAATGAGGTCAACATGTTCGACAAATTCATCCATATGGACCAAGAACTTTACCAAGACTTTTACAGCCTGTGGATAGCCCTGATGGCGGTCAATGCCATCATTTTCCTGGTGGGCGTTGTGCTGAACAGTTTAGCTCTCTACGTGTTCTGCTTCCGCACCAAGACGAAAACCACCTCTGTCATCTACACCATCAACCTAATCGTTACTGATCTACTGGTGGGCTTCTCCTTGCCCATCCGAATCATCATGTTCTACACTGCAGGGAACTGCCTGAGGTGTTCCTTTGTTCACATCTTTGGCTACTTCGTCAACATGTACTGCAGCATTCTCTTCTTGACATGCATCTGCATCGACCGGTACCTGGCCATTGTGCAGGTGGAAGCCTCACGTAAGTGGAGGAACCCCAGTTGTGCCAAGGGGATCTGTGTCTTCATCTGGGTCTTTGCAACTGTGGTCACTTTCTCCATTCTGATCATGGCGATAACCTTTGCACCCTGCTGCCTCGCCAAGATCTTTGCCCTGATGGTCTGCGAGTATTTCTTCCCGCTCATCATCATCACCTTCTTCACCACTAGGATCATGTGTGCGCTATCCAAGCCCAGCCTCATGCACCAGAGCCGTGAGAGGCGAATGAGGGCCGTTCAGCTCCTGACCACCGTCCTCATCATCTTCATGATCTGCTTTACACCTTTCCATGTGCGCCAGGTGGCCATTTCCATCAACCCAGACATTCCCCATAACATCAGCTTAATTGTCTACCATGTGACCGTGACTCTGAGTAGCCTCAACAGTTGCATGGACCCCATCGTCTACTGCTTTGTCACCAACAACTTCCAGTCGACCATGAAAAGTATCTTCAGGAAGTCGGAGCCTGAGCAGACAAGTGGGGACATCATCAGTATGAACAAGAGCTCCAAGGGCTCAGGTACAAATGCAATCATTGCCTTCTCAAACACAATAGGCAGCCCTTTGAGCTTACCTTCAACAAACAGTACACAGATATAA